The sequence below is a genomic window from Brevibacillus agri.
CGCCGCACCGAGCCAGCCCCAGAACGACGCGGCCAAATCCGGCGAAGCCGCGAGCGCCGCGCCGCAAACAGTGCCAGAGTTGAAAATCGGCTTGCCGAGCGACGCCGGCCCGCTGAACATCTACACCGGAAACATCGACTATTTGACAGAGCTTGTGTTTGACAAATTGTTCTCGCCGTCGCCTTACGTGGAAAAGCCGCAGCCGTGGCTGGCGGAATCGGCCCAGCAACTGGACGATGTGACCTGGGTGGTCAAAATCCGCTCCGGCATCAAGTGGCATGATGGGACGCCATTCACTGCGGAGGACGTCAAATTCACGTACGAATACTATCGCGACGGTCCAGCCAACCGCCATACGCACCACGTGAGCGAAGTGCCGCACATCTCCAAAATCGAGCTGGACGACCCTTCGACGGTCCGCTTCACTTGCGCCTACGCGTGCCCGACGCTGGAGCGGATTACTTTTGCCGACCTGCCGATCTTGCCCAAGCATATTTGGGAAAAGGTGCAAAACCCGCGCAAATATACAGATTTGCCGATCGGAACCGGGCCGTACAAGCTGGTCGAGTACAAAGCCGATCAATACTACAAGTTTGAAGCGAACAAAGACTACTTCATGGGCAGCCGCTCGTCGACACGCTCGTGATGCCGGTCATCAAAGACCCGACCGCGATCTTCAACGCACTGCGTGCAGGAGAGATCGACATTTCCGCCAGACCTGTCCCGGCCGAGCTGGAAGCATCCTTCCAAAACCAGGCCAACATGAAAGTGGTACAAACCGCGCCGCTGTCGCTGGTCGAGCTGAAGCTCAACTACGAAAAGGCGCCATTCAACCAGGAAGCGTTCCGCAATGCCATGTCGCTCGCGGTGGACCGCCAGGCGATTACGGATACGGTCTTGCTTGGAAAAGGGCGTCCGGGCTTAAAAGGCTATCCTCACCCGGATTCGCCGTGGACCAACCCGAACTTGAGCACGCCGTATGACGCAGAAAAAGCAAAAGCCGTCATGGACGAATTGAAGCTGACAGACAAAAACAACGACGGCGTCCGCGAGATGGCAGACGGCAAGCCGCTCGCCTTTTCGCTGAAAGTGCCTTCCACAGAGCCGGCGTGGATTCGCGCGGCCGAGATGCTCAAGGAGCAGTACGCCAAAGTCGGGATCAAAATTACCGTCGAAGTGCTCGACTCCGGCACGATGGCGACCGTATCGCAAACCCGCGACTTTGACCTCGTGATCGGAACCATCGGGGCGCACGGGGTAGCAGACCCGGATCAGTTTGTCATGTCTCACCGTTCTTCTTACCTGTGGAACAAAACGATTCCATATCCGGCGATGGACGAGCTGACCAAGCAGTGGATGGCGGAAACAAGCGTAGACAAGCGCAAGGAAATCGCGTTCAAAATGCAGGAGCTGTTCAACAAGCAACCGACCAGCATCGTGCTGTACTACCCGGAAGAGAAGTTCGCCTACAACGCGCAAAAGTTTGACAAATGGGTAGAGTCGCCCGGGTTTGGCGTCATCAACAAGTTTTCCATGCTGCCAGACGGCGCGAAAAAGGCTGTAGCCAAAGAGTAAGACGGGGGAGCTGCGATGAGTGGGAGCGGGTTCTCCGCGGCATTCGGCAAGAAACTGATTCAATATGTGCTGGTGCTCGCCGTGGCGTTGACGATCAACTTCGCCCTGCCGCGGCTCGCACCCGGCGATCCGCTGGAATTTTTCTTTGGCGAAACGACAATCAACGAGCTGACGCCAGAGCAGCGCCAGCAAGTGGAGCGGGAGCTTGGGCTGGATCGCTCGCTCTGGCAGCAATACGCGGATTTTATGACAGGAGTGTTCCGGTTTGATCTCGGCAGCTCCATCAAATACGGAAAGCCAGTGACGGAAGTATTGGCAGACAGGCTGCCGTGGACTTTCCTGCTGGTAGCTCCCTCCCTCGTTCTGAGCGCGGTCATAGGCATTGCTATCGGTGCCTATGCCGCGTGGAGCCGGGGGAAGCGGCGCGACCTGCTTTTTTTGACGGGGATGCTCACGATTGAATCCATTCCCGGCTTCTGGATCGGCATGCTGCTGATTGCGGTGTTTTCCGTCAGCATGGGCTGGTTCCCTTCCTTTGGCGCGGTGCCGATCGCCTTTTCCGGAGGCGGTGCCGACTACGCGCTGGCCGTGCTCAAGCATATGACCCTGCCTGTGATGACGATTACGGTTGCGACCGTCGGAGGCAATTTTTTGCTGACCCGGTCGTCGATGCTCGACACGCTGGGCCAGGATTATGTGCTGATGGCGGAGGCAAAAGGGGCGAGCAAGCGCAGCCTGATTTTCAATCATGCCCTGCGAAACGCCCTCTTGCCCGTCTATACGCACATTACGATGAGCCTCGGTATTTTGGTGAGCGGCGCTGTTGTCGTGGAGACAGTCTTTTCCTATCCGGGCGTCGGTCGCTTGCTCTATGAGAGCGTGATCGCACGGGATTACCCGATGATGCAGGGGGTATTTTTAATCATTACGCTGGGTGTGATTGCGGCCAACCTGCTGGCGGATGTGACTTATCCGCTGTTTGACCCGCGCGCCCGCCAAAGAAAGCAGGTGGAGGAGTCCCCATGAGTCGGATTGGTTCCAAAATGATTGGCTGGCTTGGCGTTGTCTTGCTGGCAATCGTCCTGCTGCTCGCGCTCGTGGGACCTTACGCAGTTCCGTACGACGCCAGCGAGCAGTCTGGCGCCCCGTTCCAGCCGCCTGGCCGAGAGCATTGGCTTGGCACAAATGACATGGGGCAGGACATCCTGGCCGAGCTGGTAGTGGGCGCGAGGACCTCGCTTACGGTTGGGATTGTCGCCGCCTTGCTGGCTACGCTGATCGGCACGGTGGTCGGCCTGGTCTCCGGCTATTCGGGAGGTTGGCTGGACGCTGTTTTTATGAGAATCGTGGATATTTGCCTGACGCTGCCGTTTTTGCCCCTGATGATCGTGATTGGTGTGTACATCGGCCCGAGCCTGTTTACGCAGGTGCTAGTGATTACCTTGGTCATGTGGGCGGGAAAGGCGCGGAAAATCCGGGCGCAGACGTTGTCGCTGCGCACGCGAGGCCCGGTCCAGGCTGCGCGGTCGATGGGCGCAGGGCATCTCTACATTTTGCGTCGGCACGTTTTTCCCAGCATCCTGCCTTTGGTGATTCCGCAGTTCGTGCAGGCTGTCAACGTCTCGATCATGATGGAATCCTCGCTGAGCTTTTTGGGCATGGGCGATCCGTTGTCCAAAAGCTGGGGCAGCATTTTGTTTTACGCCAACTCGCGCAGCGCCTTTTTGACGGAGGCGTGGATGTGGTGGGTAATTCCGCCGGGGCTGTGCATTGTCGTGACGGTGCTCGCCTTTTCGTTGATCGGCTACTACTTGGAGGAGCGGGTAAATCCGCGGCTGCGCGCTTATCAGGCGACTGCTGCCAAGGGAGGCCAGACGACGCCGCAAAACGGACCGTCCGCGTCCGCTGCGAAGATTGCGACAGCAGAGGCGCTGCTGGAAGTCCAAAATCTGACTGTTCGCTATCCAAAAGAGAGCGGAGTGGTCAATGCGGTGGATCAGGTCAGCTTCACGGTGTCCAAGGGCGAGGTGCTCGGCCTGGTCGGAGAGTCGGGCAGCGGCAAGAGTACGGTAGCTTCGGCAGTCATGCAGTTGTTGAAGCCGCCAGCGCTCGTTTCGCACGGCGCGATTTATTTTGCGGGCCGCGATCTGACCCGGCTCTCCCCGGAGGAGATGAGGGAGTTGCGGGGAAACCGGATTGCCTTGATTCCCCAGGCGGCTATGAACGCGCTCAACCCTGTGATGAGCGTGCGCGAGCAGTTGGCGGAAGCGGTCAGATCGCATCAGCAAATGCCCAAGGACGAGTTGCAGAAACGAATCGACGAGGTGCTTGCGCAAGTCGGACTCGCTCCGAAGTGGGCCACCGCTTTTCCGCATGAGCTGAGCGGCGGCATGCGCCAGCGGGTCGTCATCGCGATGGCGCTGATGAACAAGCCCGATCTGGTCATTGCCGACGAGCCGACGACGGGGCTCGACGTCATGGTTCAGGTGGAGATCATCAAGCTGCTGAAGGACTTGCAGCGCACGCTCGGGCTGTCCATGGTGTTCATTTCGCACGATCTTCCTGTCGTTTTGAGCCTGGCTGACCGCACGATCATCATGAATCAGGGCAAAATTGTCGATCAGGGCGACACGCTCGCCTTGGCGAAGACGTCCACCCATCCGTACACACGGCGGCTGATTGATTCGATCCCCAGGCTGACGCCTGCGCCGGAGCGTTCCTTGCAGGAGCAACGATAATCTCACGGAGGCATGAAGGATGGAAGCGCAAAAACAAGAGCGGGATATGCTGCGGCAAAAGGAACTGCTGCAGGTGTCCGGACTGTACAAGACCTACGAGGGCAAAAGCTCCGGCAAACAGGCAGCGCCTGTCATTAATGGGGCCAGCTTTTCCATACAGGCAAACGAAACGGTCGGGCTGGTCGGTTCGAGCGGCGCCGGAAAAAGCACCATCGGGCGAATCGTCGCGGGGATCGAGCAGGCCGACAAGGGCCAGCTCATCTACCAGGGGCAAGACCTGCTGTCGATGAAGCCCAAGGCGCGCAGGGAGGCCACGAGGTCTATCCAGATGATTTTTCAGGACCCGTACGAGTCGCTGTCCGCGCGCATGACGATTGCACAGTTGATCGCGGAACCGTTGGTCATCGCCCGGCTGTACAAAAATGACCCGGCAAGACGGACGGAGCTTGTTCGGGAAGCGTTGCAGGAAGTCGCGCTGCCGCCTGAGCGCTACATGCACCGCTATGCCCATGAGCTGTCTGGCGGGGAACGGCAGCGTGTCGGCCTGGCGCGCGCTTTTGTCACCCGCCCGCAGTTGATCGTGGCGGACGAGCCGACCTCGATGCTGGACACGTCCCTGCGGCTTGATTTGCTGCGGCTCATGCGCGAGCTGAGCCTGCGTCACGGGATCGCCTATTTGTTCATCACCCACGACCTGGCGCTGACGCGGGGCTTTTGCGATCGGCTGCTTGTGCTCGACCAGGGCCAGATCGTGGAGACAGGCACGCCGGAGGAAGTGGCGGAGAATCCGCAGCATCCTTTTACGCTGCGGCTGATCGGGGCAGTGCGGGAGCTTGACCAGTTTTAACCGAAACGGCTGTACCGGATACAACGACGATCGAGGAGGCATACATGAATCAACCAACCGATTTTTTGATGCTCGATTCGGGCTGCTGCTTTGGTGAGCCGCGTCTGAAAGACCCGAATTATCAGGATTTTTTTACCTTCATTGATGTGTACGATTTGCCGGAGCACGACTTGTCGCCGTACAAATGCCTCGTGATTACCGGATTGATCGACCAGGAGCTTTTGTACAGGCAAAAAGACAAGATTCGCCGCTTTCTCGACGAGAAAAAGGTGCTCGTTTTCAGCGGCAACCTGTTTTTGCCCTGGCTGCCGGGCGGGTCTCGGTTCGTGCCGAAACAAATTCGCAGCCATGCCGACTACGAGGTGCGGATTGCCAAGGAACACCCGATTTTTGCCGGGGTAGAGACGTACGATATGACGTACAACAAAGGCGTTGCAGGCTTTTTCGCCAGAGGACACCACCCGCTCCCGGAAGGCGCCGAGGTGCTGCTGACCTTGCCAGGCGGCGAACCGATTACCTATATCGACCGGACCAGCACGAAGGGAACGATTCTCGTCCATGCCGGAAACGACCTGTTCGGCTACAACCACCCGGGAAAATCAACCGGACGCATCGCGGTCCAGCTCACGAAGTGGGTGCGGGATGAATACCGACAGCTTCAGCAACTTCAAGAAGGAGGCGCGTACGTATGAGAAAAATCGCAGCCCTGTACGGCGGCAGCTCGCAGCATTTTCGCAGCCTGAACGAACCAAAATACCGCCGCTATTACGAAAAGCTCATCTACCTGCCCGATTTGGAGCGTACGTCTCTCGATGAATTTGACGCATTGGTCGTCCCTTCGCAGTTGCACATGGGCCTGGTGATGAAATCGCGCGACAAAATCAGGGAGTTTTCCGAGCGGGGCGGGATCGTCGTCGCATTCGGGCCGCAGCCGCGCGAATGGATTCCCGGACAAAACTGGGAGCTGCGCCCGACGAATTTCTGGTGGTGGCTGGACAAAAACGCGAGGAGCGGACTGGTGCTGCAAAAGCCGGAATACGACCTGTTTTCCTACATTACGCTGGAGGATGCGACCTGGCACCAGCACGGCGTCTACTGGCCGCCGGAAGGGGCGGAGGTGCTGATCTCGACCGAGGATGGCGGAGCTGTACTCTACGTCGACAAAGTCAGCACGGCGGGGACGTGGATCGTCACCACGCTCGACCCGGACTTCCACTTCGGCTCGTACTTCATGCCAGCGACAGAGCGGTTCCTCGACGGCTTCCTCCCGTGGCTGGCAGAGGGGAACGTCTGATGATCTGGCTGGAAAATGTGTACAAGAGCTATGGGAAAAGAGTGATTTTACAAGACCTTCACCTGCATTTGGAAGCAGGGGAGTTCGCCTTTTTGCAAGGGCGCTCCGGTTCGGGAAAAAGCACGCTGCTCAAGCTGTTGTACCGGGAGCAAACCGATTTTGCGGGACGCATCGAAATAGATGCCGTCCCGATCGGGCAAATTCCGAAATTCGAGCTGCGGCGCAAGATGGGCGTCATTTTTCAATCGTTTGAACTGCTCCCGCGAAAGACTGTCATGGAAAATGTCGCGCTTGCCGGAGAGGTCGTCGGCAAGCCATGGGCGGAGATCGAGCCTGAGGCGAACCGGCTGCTGGAGCGGGTCGGGCTGTCCGACGTGAAGGATTGTTTTCCTGACCAGCTTTCCGGGGGCGAGCAGCAGCGCGTCGCCATCGTGCGGGCTTTGCTGAATCGCCCGCGCCTTCTGTTGGCAGACGAGCCGACAGGCAATCTGGACAACGAGACGGCTTTTGAAGTCTTGCAATTACTAAAGGAGCTGCACGTGGAGGAAAACATGGCGATGCTGATCGTTACGCATTCGGAGCGTCTGATTGAACAATTTCCGGCAAAGACGTGGATCATGGAGCAGGGGCGGGTACGTGTCGTATGAACAGACAGTCGTGCATGTACATGCTCAGGGATGCGCGCGAAGGCATTCAGCGAAACATCGGGGCTGCGGCGGCAGCAGCCGTCCTGATTTTTGTCGCAATGCTCATCGCGGGCATCCTGCTGCTCGGACGGTTCGGCGTCGGGGATTTGCTGGGCTATCTGGAGTCACAGGTAGCGATGAAGCTGTATGTAGACCCTGCCGCGGACACGAAGGCGATTGCCACCATTTTGCGGGAGAAAAGCTTCGTCCAGTCGGCTGAGATCGAGACGAAGGAGCAGATGCTGGACCGATTGGCGGCGTTTTTTACCGGGAGAGAGCACCTGCTCGTCTCGTTTCAGGAGAGCCAGATTCCCGACGCCATCCGGCTGGAGCTGCGAGACAAGACGCAGATGAAGCTCGTCGCGGAGCAGCTACAGGCGATGAACGGCATCACGAAGGTCGTCTATCCGCAGCAATTCGCCGAAACGATCCTGCACTGGTCGAGCGAGCTGAACCGCTATGGGCTGGGGCTTCTGCTCGGCATGGCGGCGCTGGCGTTCGGCATGGTGTTTATCGCGATGAATCTGGCCTTGTACCAGCGGCAGCAGGAGATTCGCGTCCGGCTGCTGCTCGGCGCGAATCCGTGGCACGTCAGGGGGCAGTTTTTGTTTGAGGGCTGGCTGATCGGCTTCGTCGGCAGCTTGCCCGCGGCGCTGGCTGTTTACGCGCTGTTTTCGAGCATACTGCTACCTTTGCAAAAAAGTTTTCCGCTGGTGTTCCACTTTTCGCAGGGCATGGTGTACGAAATGATGGGCGGCATGGCGGTCGCAGGCTCTCTCGTGGGACTGTCGGCCAGCTACGTGTCGACAAGGAAGCTGATCGATCATGCGTAAAAAGCTGTTCATACCAGCGGCAGTCGCGCTGCTTTTGTGCGCCACAGGGGCGTACGCTCATTTGACGGGGGCGTTTGCGAATTTTCTCGTCACGGTCAACGACGAGAGCACCACCGAACGGCTGAAAGAGGAAGTAGCCCAGACGAAAAAGCAGATTGCCGAGCTAATGCCGCAGATCGCGAAGCTGGAAGCAAGCTACAAGGCCGACCAGCAGGTAGCGGTCGACAAGCTGCAATTTTACAGCGAGCTGGGACTGGATACGTGGGTCACGCTGTTGCTGCAGGAGCAGGAGCCAGTCGATATTCTCGGCAGCCAATGGCTGATCGAGCGCAATCTGGACGCTTACATGGCGGAGCTGGACAAGCTGTACCTCGCTTACAAGCAACTGGTCGCGACCAAAGAGACGCTGGAAGGACACGAAAAGCTGCTCGCCGTCATCGAGGAGAATCTGCAAGCGAGAGGGGCGTTTCTCGCGGACAATCCGGAGCTGCCGATTGAGCAGTTGGCCAATTATTTGGACATCGACTGGATGGCCGAGGTCGAGCCGGCTTTGCTTGCGATATTGGCAAAAGACCGCGCCTTGACCGAACACGAGGCAGCCGCCTGGGCTTCTGCGCGAGCCGTTTCCGGGCCGAATCCGTATCGGCTGGACGAGAGCTGGCTTAACGAACGCAGCGAGCTGCGCTACTTTTTCCGCTCAGATCATGTGTACGTCGTGTTTCAAAAGCCGGACTTGCACGTCATTTTGATCGGGCAGGTGCTGGAAGAGTCGCCCGCTGCGGCTGCGCTTGTTTTTGAGGCGGGATTTTTCAACGGCTTTTTGATGCCGGAGACGTTGATCGAGGAGTTGCAAGGCTTCCGCATTCCGTACGCGCAGCTTGGGCAATTGCCGGACGCACAGGTGCCTTTGTACCTCCAGCAAACGAGCGGAGGGCTGATTGTACGGACAAAAGAGTAGCCGCAACGGGCACACCATCTGGATGGGAGAGAAAGACATGAGAAGGAGCTTGTGTTTGCTGGCGATGCTTTTGCTGCTGTTGCCAACGGTCGTATCGGCGCACATCGTCAACGAACAAAATTTGTACGACGACCTGCAATATTCCAAGGCCACGCCGCAGATCGTGCAATTGAGCGGGCTTGGGGTCATTGCCTACGATCACGGTTCCACGCTGTTTTCGCCACAGGAAAAGCTGACGCGCGAGGAACTGGCGCATTGGGCAGGAGCTTTTTGGAAGCTGAAGGAGAGCGGGGCTGCCCGCGAGCAAGTGACGGCGGCTGCGCTGGAAAAAGGGCTCGTGCCTTCGCTGGACGGCAATGCCACCTATGCGGATGTCAACCAGGCGTATTTTGCGGGCAAGCTCGCTGTACCTGAGCAGGATGCCGCGCGCGAGTTGACCAAAGAAGAATTTGCCGTGTTTGTCTTCGAGCACAGAAACGATGCCGTCGAGGGCAAGAGCCTGTACGACCGGGGCGGTTTTGTGGCCGGGCCGACAGGCAAAGTGGAAAAAGTCGCGGTCCGGGAAGAAAAAGATGCAGCAGGCAAAACTTCCAAGGTGTACTCGCTGACTATCTCCGGCACCGTGCATGATCTCTCTGCGCATCCGCGCGTGCTGCAGGCTGCGGTCGATCCGGCGCAGTGGGAAGGAAAAACGGTTGAGGAAGCGTGGCTGATGAACGTGGCAGGCAAGCCACAGCTTCAACTGATCCTGTTTGCCAAAAGCGCAGACGCTTCCGGGCAATCCGCGCGACCAGAAAAGGCGCCGACAGCCGATCACGCGCACGCAGGCCATGCCGATCACGCAGCGGCAGCGAGCGGCGACGAGACAGGGGCGTCAATGGTTCCGCTGGTTGTGGCGGTCGTTTTGCTCGCCCTCGTCGGGGGCTGGCTTTTTGCGCGGAGACGAAAATAACGCCGCTGCTATGGTGTTGACGTAGTGAAAGCGAACGCGAACGGGAAACGGGCGGGCTTCGGAAAGCGAGGCCCCCCTGTTTTTTTCTGGCAGCCCTATGTCAAATTAAGCTGAGCTACTTTATGACATGCCAAGTGCGCCATAAAACAAAAAGCAACTTAATAGAGCTGGAATCAAAAATATATTTCCTTGTACTTCTTGCAATACTTATAGATGAATTTTTTGTGAACACAAGATTTTGACAATGTTATTTGGTTGAATTTTTGTTAAAAAATGTTATTATTGTAAGTATCTTCGTGAGATGGGTTGGCTAACCTTTACTATCCTGAAAAAATTCAATTATGGTAAAGGAGTTTCAAAATGAAAAAAGCGATATTTTTAGCATTGTCAATTTCTTTGTTTTCCAGCTCTCTTTATAGCGCTAGTTCCGCTCATGCTGCCACAGTAAAATCGTATAATCTCGATATTTCGAGCATAGACGTTTCTCAAATCAAAGACCCGCAAGAAAAAGCTGCTTTTGAGAAGTTTAAGCAAATGCTTGAATCTGAGGATGCGAAAAAATTAATCGATGGATTAAAAGCGTATCGCGATTATTATCAAGTTGACAGTAATGGATATCATTTTGTCAAAGAGGCAGATAAATATATTCCAGCCGATGTTTACAAACTTATGTCAGAAACTTTCGAATCGGCCAACGAGGAATTGAATAAACCCGAAGCAAAGAAAGTGAAACAGAAATCGAGTTCTAAAGTAGAAGGACCTGTCTATTATCCTGATCCTGGGGAAACAACGAAATATTATGGATACCATTCAAAAACCTACTATTTTCAAGGAAGTAATTGGGATGTTGGAGATTGGCTGTATCTTAGTGACGAAGATACTAGATGGGTTGTCAATGTATTGATAGCTAGTACGGTTTTCTCTTACGTACTAGGAAAAGTGCTTTCTTTGTTCCCACAAACTAAAGGCCTTGCTTTGTCAGCAGATGTAATTACATTTATGTGTGGGGCAGGTGCTGCTTACCTAAGCAATAAAAATGAGGGAAAGGGCATTTACATTCGAGCCTACAGTGGAGGAATTTATTGCAGGGCTAGATAAACAGGGGTGATTTATTATTCAAGCCTACTTTACCTACATTATCTTTGGAATAATGATTGTGTCCACTTTAGTATCCATGGTAAAAAAAGGGAACTTGTTTGGGTACATTAATGGCGGAGTTCTCTCAATCATTATTTATGTGATTGATCCAGCGTATTGGTGGATTAGTATCTGTCTATTGTTAATAACGTATCTTTTCCAATTTATAGAAATCCAATTTCCTAAAAGGTGACCACGGTTGTGGGTTAACCCCCAATAGCCAGGATAAATCTGCAAGCACAGAAAGGATTGACAGCGAAGCGGGCTTTCCCTTACGATAAATCATAATTCACTACGGTTTTTCAAGGAGGCTCTTTTATGTACTCTGTACGCATGCGCTAATCAGGCACGGACGACTCGCCCGTTTTTCGATGGGTTATTTGTCATGCCTGCATAGTTAGCTTGCGTATGTACCTCCAAAGCTCCTTGCTGCCTGATTCTGATTCGTCAGGCAGTCGGTTTCATGTGCTTGGATTGAGCAAGCTTTTGCACGGATGGCATCCCCTCGGACGGGACGTTCTCCGTGCTTTTTTGCGTCCAAAAACGGATGTCGCACATGAATGTCCACATGAGGAGGATGTATATGAGTACGAAAAAAGAAAGCTGGAAGCAAACCTTTTACACGATTTTTGCCGGGCAGGCCTTTTCGCTATTGGGCAGTGCCGTTGTGCAATTCAGCATCATCTGGTGGCTGACAGAGAAGACGGGCTCGGCGCTGGTGTTGACCATCGCTTCGATGGCCGGCTTTTTGCCCCAGGCTTTGGTCGGCCCTTTTGCCGGAACGATTGTCGATCGGCTGGACCGCAAAAAAATCATGATTGCCGCCGATATGTTCATCGCCCTCGTCAGTCTCGCCCTGGCGATTCTGTTCCTGAGCGGGATCGAGCCGCCTGTTTGGGTCTTTTACGCCGTTCTTGGCTTGCGTTCGATTGGTACGGCGTTTCACATGCCGTCAATGCAGGCTTCGATTCCGTTGATCGCGCCGGAGGATCAGCTCATGAAGGTGCAGGGCTGGATTCAGACGCTGACTTCTGCTGTCAGCATGGCTGGCCCGATGCTCGGTGCGTTTTTGTTGGCTTATTTTTCGATGGAAACCGTGCTTTTGCTTGATGTCGCAGGGGCGCTGCTGGCAAGCGCCGCCTTGCTGCTCGTGCATATCCCGAATCCCGAGCGCAGCGTGCCGGAGGAAGGCGAGCGCGGCATGCGCAGCGAGATCAAGGCAGGGCTGCGGGAACTGATGAAGTCAAGAGGCTTGGTGGTCATCACGGCCGCCATCGGGTTCACGAGCTTCGTGTACGTGCCGGTAGGGGCGCTGTTTACGCTTATGGTGTTAAGCCACTTTGGCAAAGGGGCGTGGCATGCCGGAG
It includes:
- a CDS encoding ABC transporter permease, translating into MSGSGFSAAFGKKLIQYVLVLAVALTINFALPRLAPGDPLEFFFGETTINELTPEQRQQVERELGLDRSLWQQYADFMTGVFRFDLGSSIKYGKPVTEVLADRLPWTFLLVAPSLVLSAVIGIAIGAYAAWSRGKRRDLLFLTGMLTIESIPGFWIGMLLIAVFSVSMGWFPSFGAVPIAFSGGGADYALAVLKHMTLPVMTITVATVGGNFLLTRSSMLDTLGQDYVLMAEAKGASKRSLIFNHALRNALLPVYTHITMSLGILVSGAVVVETVFSYPGVGRLLYESVIARDYPMMQGVFLIITLGVIAANLLADVTYPLFDPRARQRKQVEESP
- a CDS encoding dipeptide/oligopeptide/nickel ABC transporter permease/ATP-binding protein, yielding MSRIGSKMIGWLGVVLLAIVLLLALVGPYAVPYDASEQSGAPFQPPGREHWLGTNDMGQDILAELVVGARTSLTVGIVAALLATLIGTVVGLVSGYSGGWLDAVFMRIVDICLTLPFLPLMIVIGVYIGPSLFTQVLVITLVMWAGKARKIRAQTLSLRTRGPVQAARSMGAGHLYILRRHVFPSILPLVIPQFVQAVNVSIMMESSLSFLGMGDPLSKSWGSILFYANSRSAFLTEAWMWWVIPPGLCIVVTVLAFSLIGYYLEERVNPRLRAYQATAAKGGQTTPQNGPSASAAKIATAEALLEVQNLTVRYPKESGVVNAVDQVSFTVSKGEVLGLVGESGSGKSTVASAVMQLLKPPALVSHGAIYFAGRDLTRLSPEEMRELRGNRIALIPQAAMNALNPVMSVREQLAEAVRSHQQMPKDELQKRIDEVLAQVGLAPKWATAFPHELSGGMRQRVVIAMALMNKPDLVIADEPTTGLDVMVQVEIIKLLKDLQRTLGLSMVFISHDLPVVLSLADRTIIMNQGKIVDQGDTLALAKTSTHPYTRRLIDSIPRLTPAPERSLQEQR
- a CDS encoding ABC transporter ATP-binding protein yields the protein MEAQKQERDMLRQKELLQVSGLYKTYEGKSSGKQAAPVINGASFSIQANETVGLVGSSGAGKSTIGRIVAGIEQADKGQLIYQGQDLLSMKPKARREATRSIQMIFQDPYESLSARMTIAQLIAEPLVIARLYKNDPARRTELVREALQEVALPPERYMHRYAHELSGGERQRVGLARAFVTRPQLIVADEPTSMLDTSLRLDLLRLMRELSLRHGIAYLFITHDLALTRGFCDRLLVLDQGQIVETGTPEEVAENPQHPFTLRLIGAVRELDQF
- a CDS encoding cell division ATP-binding protein FtsE, whose product is MIWLENVYKSYGKRVILQDLHLHLEAGEFAFLQGRSGSGKSTLLKLLYREQTDFAGRIEIDAVPIGQIPKFELRRKMGVIFQSFELLPRKTVMENVALAGEVVGKPWAEIEPEANRLLERVGLSDVKDCFPDQLSGGEQQRVAIVRALLNRPRLLLADEPTGNLDNETAFEVLQLLKELHVEENMAMLIVTHSERLIEQFPAKTWIMEQGRVRVV
- a CDS encoding cell division protein FtsX; this encodes MNRQSCMYMLRDAREGIQRNIGAAAAAAVLIFVAMLIAGILLLGRFGVGDLLGYLESQVAMKLYVDPAADTKAIATILREKSFVQSAEIETKEQMLDRLAAFFTGREHLLVSFQESQIPDAIRLELRDKTQMKLVAEQLQAMNGITKVVYPQQFAETILHWSSELNRYGLGLLLGMAALAFGMVFIAMNLALYQRQQEIRVRLLLGANPWHVRGQFLFEGWLIGFVGSLPAALAVYALFSSILLPLQKSFPLVFHFSQGMVYEMMGGMAVAGSLVGLSASYVSTRKLIDHA
- a CDS encoding LPXTG cell wall anchor domain-containing protein; protein product: MRRSLCLLAMLLLLLPTVVSAHIVNEQNLYDDLQYSKATPQIVQLSGLGVIAYDHGSTLFSPQEKLTREELAHWAGAFWKLKESGAAREQVTAAALEKGLVPSLDGNATYADVNQAYFAGKLAVPEQDAARELTKEEFAVFVFEHRNDAVEGKSLYDRGGFVAGPTGKVEKVAVREEKDAAGKTSKVYSLTISGTVHDLSAHPRVLQAAVDPAQWEGKTVEEAWLMNVAGKPQLQLILFAKSADASGQSARPEKAPTADHAHAGHADHAAAASGDETGASMVPLVVAVVLLALVGGWLFARRRK
- a CDS encoding MFS transporter is translated as MSTKKESWKQTFYTIFAGQAFSLLGSAVVQFSIIWWLTEKTGSALVLTIASMAGFLPQALVGPFAGTIVDRLDRKKIMIAADMFIALVSLALAILFLSGIEPPVWVFYAVLGLRSIGTAFHMPSMQASIPLIAPEDQLMKVQGWIQTLTSAVSMAGPMLGAFLLAYFSMETVLLLDVAGALLASAALLLVHIPNPERSVPEEGERGMRSEIKAGLRELMKSRGLVVITAAIGFTSFVYVPVGALFTLMVLSHFGKGAWHAGVVEFSFAAGMLVGSILLGSWGARQNRVYLLTGGIALLGLGLFFSGLLPASGFVGFVLLSGLMGISGPLCLSECSPRSFQR